Proteins from a genomic interval of Anatilimnocola floriformis:
- the uvrA gene encoding excinuclease ABC subunit UvrA has protein sequence MPASDIVIKGAREHNLRDVSLVLPRNQLICLTGVSGSGKSSLAFDTLYAEGQRRYVESLSSYARHFLGQMPKPDVDYIGGLSPSISISQKSSGNNPRSTVGTITEIYDYLRVLYARVGQGHCPKCGQPITAQSREEILARIQQLPEGSKLNILAPLIRQQKGEYKDLFEDLLKQGFVRARVDGTVVQLNASQSLDRQMRHDIEVVVDRLVLRPDIRPRLSEAVETALKMGGGNLIVALDDEAAAKKSVPVPENEEAEAAEEEVTAKGAKQKRRAARAGDMLFSSDYACTTCGLSFEPPSPQLFSFNSPQGMCADCDGLGVMYSLSPELLIPNPKLSFKEGAIELIGPWHELGRWRRHIYQGVADTLERKHKWEDGTLLESPWNKLTVEQQRVWLYGTDKEHITFTWRGGQAPMMYGGKFEGIIPEFAGKHKTSKSKMQLKQLEKYMSMVGCPTCHGERLVPQARAVRITTSAPGFEENPVRTLPQICNLAVSDASAFFAGLQLTDTQQIIAAEVLKEIRTRLGFLIDVGLDYLSLDRTAPTLSGGESQRIRLAGQIGSGLVGVLYILDEPSIGLHPRDNDRLLATLRRLRDMGNTVIVVEHDEDTIWAADQILDFGPGPGVRGGELVAQGKPGEVLRTERSVTGQFLSGEREIAVPKTRRPLTGNFLRILGAEQNNLKNVDVDIPLGAFVCVTGVSGSGKSSLVSDILVETLHRDLNKGEGNPGKHRAIEGMEHLDKLIAIDQTPIGRTPRSNPGTYIKLFDEIRDLFTQLPEAKRRGFKPGRFSFNVEGGRCEACEGNGSTKLEMDFLADVWVMCPVCEGKRFSRETLQVRFKDKSIADVLDMDVQQLLDVFANVPNIHHRLQTLHDVGLDYIKLGQPSPTLSGGEAQRIKLARELVKKSTGKTLYLLDEPTTGLHFADIQLLLKVLHNFVEAGNTVLVVEHNLDVIKTADWIIDMGPEGGAAGGRLLAAGTPEDIVKCEESYTGRALKKILDGSAAKEAREKAYAALTPVEEKKNGKKKPKNDKPEVVTQGPPELATHIVVRGAKQHNLKDVSARIERDKMTVFCGPSGSGKSSLAMDTIYAEGQRRYVESLSSYARQFVAQMQKPIVDHIDGLSPAIAIEQKNLGHTPRSTVGTVTEIYDYLRIMIARLGQLYCPDCDIPVGTQSADQVVDTILAETPGAKLFLMAPMEIEVGQQYATLWESLRAKGYNRVRVNGVSHELGAVPEIDRRRKHKVEVVLDRVIVKEEARSRIAGSVEQALALGKGVMHVAYAQDDVPENKWKVVPHSQHLACRECNRSFEPLTPHSFSFNSPLGWCPSCEGLGVQTGANPAALLSDPKLTLAQGALALWPDLTKPHATAMLEALSAGTGVPLDVPFDQLPHKQRRTILYGAEEQWFDVLPPGSTAKKAKPLFRFQFKGLYPALEEASKLSPLLRIRLEQLVADVECSTCGGSRLRDDASAVRFRNQTIGDIGRMPLGQLQKTINEWNLSERERKIAGELLREIMGRLQFLLDVGLDYLSLSRPAATLSNGEAQRIRLASQLGSGLCGVLYVLDEPTIGLHPRDNTRLLGALHKLRDLGNTLIVVEHDREVIEHCDHLLDFGPRAGRLGGEIVANAHPTELDSQPRSVTGPYLSGRKALAVPITRRTGQPLTAATLADPLEDWDATAPKKKKKAAPKTTSEADKPKPEVAAPTAYIEVLGARHNNLRNVNVKIPLGTLTAITGPSGSGKSTLIEDVLYAAAARLLHRAAIIPGQHDKITGLEHVNKIIRVDQQPLGNSPTSNPATYTGCFELIRTLFSQLPEAKVRGYSGRRFSFNVPGGRCEACEGNGQKRIEMHFLPDVWVECDVCRGKRYNPETLAVMFHGHSISDVLDMTCGDALKLFENIPKIRRIMQTLCDVGLDYLTLGQPAPTLSGGEAQRVKLAAELSRPDTGRTLYLLDEPTTGLHFDDLAKLLEVLQRLVDLGNTVVLIEHNLDIIKSCDWMIDMGPDAGEGGGQVVCSGTPDEVVARHLAMTGGSQATGKKTAKKKTPAPSPAVIDANDSGLYSHTAAALAPVLLAGPFADRQKYDPQQLDQEKQGDLDITEVGKTVKMPWEVDGRKWHTESRVGRTGEPCKWDGRILAEVVDKIHELGEFSETDWSERSVVEIAAAKKSDGWFFHAITGETWLLKLKFRVYKGTFKREALQERIQLKTLNELSDLPIYGNEPRVKVKTLQGPWQEIEIRVHTFEEVDTPEFWQFVNDAVAGFFKYTEKATVAPEDVSPWKILGQKWHLLRKGFPPGRTVEWKAETLEELCELLKEIAPDAEFLWSNQQLVRILVPQQREPWATIYTKRPQSLLLVLNGPKGKFALGGITNLGSAREFDDLSKERDIIKLHFANIEQVHQPELRTFLTQHLASLGGSLKEIAS, from the coding sequence ATGCCAGCATCGGACATCGTCATCAAAGGGGCTCGCGAGCATAACCTGCGCGATGTGTCGCTCGTCCTTCCTCGCAATCAACTCATCTGTCTCACCGGCGTCTCGGGCAGCGGCAAAAGCAGCCTGGCCTTTGACACGCTGTATGCCGAAGGGCAGCGTCGCTATGTCGAAAGCCTGTCGAGCTACGCCCGGCATTTCTTGGGTCAAATGCCCAAGCCCGACGTCGATTACATCGGCGGCTTGAGCCCGTCGATCAGCATCAGCCAAAAGTCCAGCGGCAACAATCCGCGCTCGACCGTCGGCACGATCACCGAAATCTACGACTACCTGCGCGTCCTCTACGCCCGCGTCGGCCAGGGACACTGCCCGAAGTGCGGCCAGCCGATCACCGCGCAATCGCGCGAAGAAATCCTCGCCCGCATTCAGCAGCTGCCCGAGGGGAGCAAGCTGAACATCCTCGCGCCGCTGATTCGGCAGCAGAAGGGTGAATACAAAGATCTGTTCGAAGACTTGCTGAAGCAGGGCTTCGTGCGCGCTCGTGTCGACGGCACCGTCGTGCAGCTGAACGCCAGCCAATCGCTCGATCGGCAGATGCGGCACGATATCGAAGTGGTTGTCGATCGGCTGGTTCTGCGCCCCGATATTCGCCCGCGCTTGAGCGAAGCCGTCGAAACCGCGCTGAAAATGGGCGGCGGCAATCTAATTGTCGCGCTCGATGACGAAGCGGCAGCGAAGAAATCAGTGCCCGTTCCGGAGAACGAAGAAGCTGAAGCAGCCGAGGAAGAAGTAACTGCCAAGGGCGCGAAGCAGAAGCGCCGCGCGGCTCGCGCCGGCGATATGCTGTTTTCGTCCGACTACGCCTGCACGACGTGCGGCTTGTCGTTCGAACCGCCGAGCCCGCAGCTCTTCAGCTTCAATAGCCCGCAAGGGATGTGCGCCGATTGCGACGGCCTCGGCGTGATGTATTCGCTGTCGCCCGAGTTACTCATTCCGAATCCGAAATTGTCGTTCAAAGAAGGAGCTATCGAACTCATCGGGCCCTGGCACGAGCTGGGTCGTTGGCGGCGGCACATTTATCAAGGCGTGGCCGATACGCTCGAGCGCAAGCACAAGTGGGAAGACGGCACGCTGCTGGAATCGCCCTGGAACAAGTTGACCGTCGAGCAACAGCGCGTCTGGCTGTATGGCACCGACAAAGAGCACATCACGTTCACTTGGCGGGGTGGGCAAGCGCCGATGATGTACGGCGGCAAATTCGAAGGGATCATTCCCGAATTTGCCGGCAAGCACAAAACCAGCAAAAGCAAGATGCAGCTCAAGCAGCTCGAAAAATACATGAGCATGGTCGGCTGCCCGACCTGCCATGGCGAGCGACTCGTGCCGCAAGCTCGCGCGGTGCGCATCACGACGTCGGCGCCGGGTTTTGAAGAAAATCCCGTCCGTACACTGCCGCAGATCTGCAATCTCGCGGTCAGCGACGCTTCGGCGTTTTTCGCCGGGCTGCAACTGACCGACACTCAGCAGATCATCGCTGCCGAAGTGCTCAAGGAAATCCGCACCCGGCTCGGCTTCTTGATCGACGTCGGCCTCGATTATTTGTCGCTCGATCGCACGGCCCCGACCCTTTCCGGCGGTGAATCGCAGCGGATCCGCCTCGCCGGCCAGATCGGCAGCGGCCTCGTCGGCGTGCTCTACATTCTCGACGAACCGTCGATCGGTCTCCATCCGCGCGACAACGATCGCTTGCTCGCCACGCTCCGCCGTTTGCGCGACATGGGCAACACCGTGATCGTCGTCGAGCACGACGAGGACACCATCTGGGCCGCCGATCAGATTCTCGATTTCGGTCCAGGCCCCGGCGTGCGCGGCGGTGAACTTGTTGCCCAAGGCAAACCCGGCGAAGTGCTGCGGACGGAGCGGAGTGTCACGGGGCAGTTTCTGTCGGGCGAACGCGAAATCGCCGTGCCGAAGACTCGCCGGCCGCTCACCGGCAACTTTTTGCGAATCCTCGGCGCCGAACAGAACAATCTGAAAAACGTCGACGTCGATATTCCGCTCGGCGCGTTCGTGTGCGTCACCGGCGTTTCCGGCAGCGGCAAGAGCTCACTCGTCAGCGACATTCTGGTCGAGACGCTCCATCGCGACCTGAACAAGGGCGAAGGCAACCCCGGCAAGCATCGCGCCATCGAAGGGATGGAGCATCTCGACAAGCTCATCGCCATCGATCAAACGCCCATCGGCCGCACGCCGCGGAGCAATCCCGGTACGTACATCAAACTGTTCGACGAAATCCGCGATCTCTTCACGCAGTTGCCCGAAGCCAAACGCCGCGGCTTCAAGCCGGGCCGCTTCAGCTTCAATGTCGAAGGGGGCCGCTGCGAAGCCTGCGAAGGGAACGGCAGCACGAAGCTCGAAATGGACTTCCTCGCCGACGTGTGGGTCATGTGCCCCGTCTGCGAAGGAAAACGCTTCAGCCGTGAAACATTGCAGGTCCGCTTCAAGGACAAGTCGATCGCCGATGTGCTCGACATGGACGTGCAGCAGTTGCTCGATGTCTTCGCCAATGTGCCGAACATTCATCATCGGCTGCAAACACTGCACGACGTCGGCCTCGACTACATCAAGCTCGGTCAGCCGTCGCCGACCCTCAGCGGTGGCGAAGCCCAACGCATCAAGCTGGCCCGCGAACTGGTGAAGAAGAGCACCGGCAAGACGTTGTACTTGCTCGACGAACCGACGACCGGCCTCCACTTCGCCGACATTCAGTTGCTCTTGAAGGTGCTGCACAACTTCGTCGAAGCCGGCAACACCGTCCTCGTCGTCGAGCACAATCTCGATGTGATCAAAACGGCGGACTGGATCATCGACATGGGCCCCGAAGGTGGCGCTGCCGGTGGCCGGTTGCTCGCGGCCGGCACGCCCGAAGACATCGTGAAGTGCGAAGAGTCCTACACGGGCCGCGCGCTGAAGAAGATCCTCGACGGCTCCGCCGCGAAAGAGGCTCGCGAAAAGGCCTACGCTGCGCTCACACCCGTCGAAGAAAAGAAAAACGGGAAGAAGAAACCCAAAAACGACAAACCCGAAGTCGTCACGCAAGGCCCGCCGGAACTGGCGACGCACATCGTCGTTCGCGGTGCGAAGCAGCACAACTTGAAGGACGTCAGCGCGCGAATCGAGCGCGACAAGATGACGGTCTTCTGCGGTCCCAGCGGCAGCGGCAAAAGCTCGCTCGCGATGGACACCATCTACGCCGAAGGCCAACGGCGATATGTCGAGAGCCTGTCGAGCTACGCCCGGCAGTTCGTTGCCCAAATGCAAAAGCCGATCGTCGATCACATCGACGGCTTGTCGCCAGCCATCGCCATCGAGCAGAAGAACCTCGGCCACACACCGCGCTCGACCGTCGGCACGGTGACGGAGATTTACGATTACCTGCGGATCATGATCGCCCGTCTCGGTCAGCTGTATTGCCCCGATTGCGATATTCCCGTCGGCACGCAATCGGCCGATCAGGTCGTCGATACGATCCTGGCCGAAACGCCCGGAGCCAAGCTGTTCCTAATGGCGCCGATGGAGATCGAGGTCGGCCAGCAGTATGCCACATTATGGGAAAGCCTCCGCGCGAAGGGTTACAACCGCGTCCGCGTGAACGGTGTGTCGCACGAACTCGGTGCCGTGCCCGAAATCGATCGCCGTCGCAAGCACAAGGTGGAAGTTGTTCTCGACCGCGTGATCGTCAAGGAAGAAGCCCGCTCGCGCATCGCCGGCAGCGTCGAACAAGCCCTCGCCCTCGGCAAGGGTGTGATGCATGTGGCCTACGCTCAAGACGACGTGCCCGAGAACAAATGGAAGGTCGTGCCGCACAGCCAGCATCTCGCCTGCCGCGAGTGCAATCGCAGCTTCGAGCCTCTCACGCCGCACAGCTTTTCGTTCAACAGCCCGCTCGGTTGGTGCCCATCGTGCGAAGGCCTCGGCGTGCAAACTGGCGCCAATCCCGCCGCGCTCCTCTCCGATCCCAAGCTCACGCTGGCTCAAGGCGCACTCGCCCTCTGGCCCGATCTCACCAAGCCGCATGCCACCGCGATGCTCGAAGCGCTGAGCGCCGGCACCGGCGTGCCGCTGGATGTGCCCTTCGATCAGTTACCGCACAAACAGCGGCGGACGATTCTCTACGGCGCGGAAGAGCAATGGTTCGATGTGCTCCCGCCTGGTTCGACGGCGAAAAAAGCCAAGCCGCTGTTCCGCTTTCAATTCAAGGGTTTGTATCCAGCCCTCGAAGAAGCATCGAAACTGTCGCCGCTCCTCCGCATTCGCCTCGAGCAACTCGTTGCCGATGTCGAGTGCTCGACCTGCGGTGGCAGCCGCTTGCGCGACGACGCCTCCGCCGTCCGCTTTCGCAATCAGACGATCGGTGACATCGGCCGCATGCCGCTGGGACAATTGCAGAAGACGATCAACGAGTGGAACCTCAGCGAGCGCGAACGAAAGATCGCCGGCGAATTGCTCCGCGAAATCATGGGGCGGTTGCAGTTCCTCCTCGATGTCGGTCTCGACTATCTGTCTCTCTCGCGTCCCGCGGCAACACTCTCGAACGGCGAAGCCCAGCGCATCCGCCTGGCCAGTCAGCTCGGCAGCGGCCTGTGCGGCGTGCTGTATGTGCTCGACGAACCGACCATCGGTTTGCACCCGCGCGACAACACTCGGCTCCTCGGCGCGCTCCACAAGCTCCGCGATCTCGGCAACACGCTGATCGTGGTCGAACACGACCGCGAAGTGATCGAGCATTGCGATCACCTTCTCGACTTCGGCCCACGGGCAGGACGACTCGGCGGTGAGATTGTCGCGAACGCTCATCCCACGGAGCTCGATTCGCAGCCGCGTTCGGTTACCGGTCCTTATCTCAGCGGCCGCAAGGCGCTGGCCGTGCCGATCACGCGCCGCACGGGTCAGCCGCTAACGGCAGCGACGCTCGCCGATCCGCTGGAAGATTGGGATGCGACCGCGCCGAAGAAAAAGAAGAAGGCAGCGCCGAAGACAACCAGCGAAGCCGACAAGCCGAAGCCTGAAGTCGCAGCACCGACGGCGTACATCGAAGTTCTGGGCGCGCGGCACAACAATCTCCGCAACGTCAACGTAAAGATTCCGCTCGGCACGCTGACGGCCATCACCGGCCCCAGCGGCAGTGGCAAAAGTACGCTCATCGAAGACGTGCTCTACGCTGCCGCGGCCCGGTTGCTCCATCGCGCTGCCATCATTCCCGGCCAGCACGACAAGATCACCGGCCTCGAGCACGTCAACAAGATCATCCGCGTCGATCAACAGCCGCTGGGCAATTCGCCGACGTCGAACCCCGCGACGTACACCGGTTGCTTCGAGCTGATCCGCACGCTGTTTTCGCAACTCCCCGAAGCCAAGGTCCGCGGCTATTCAGGCCGGCGGTTCAGCTTCAATGTTCCCGGCGGTCGCTGCGAAGCCTGCGAAGGAAACGGCCAAAAGCGGATCGAAATGCACTTCCTGCCCGACGTGTGGGTCGAGTGCGATGTCTGCCGCGGCAAGCGTTACAACCCTGAGACACTGGCGGTCATGTTCCATGGCCATTCGATCAGCGATGTGCTCGACATGACTTGCGGCGACGCCCTCAAGCTCTTCGAGAACATTCCGAAGATCCGCCGCATCATGCAAACGCTCTGCGACGTGGGTCTCGATTACCTCACGCTCGGTCAGCCAGCGCCGACCCTCTCGGGCGGTGAAGCTCAGCGCGTGAAACTCGCTGCCGAGCTCTCGCGGCCCGACACCGGCCGCACGCTCTATCTGCTCGATGAACCGACGACCGGTCTCCACTTCGACGATCTCGCCAAGCTGCTCGAAGTGCTGCAGCGGCTCGTCGATCTGGGTAACACGGTCGTGCTGATCGAGCACAATCTCGACATCATCAAGAGCTGTGACTGGATGATCGACATGGGCCCCGACGCCGGCGAAGGCGGCGGCCAGGTGGTCTGCAGCGGCACGCCCGACGAGGTCGTCGCGCGGCACTTGGCGATGACTGGCGGTTCGCAAGCGACCGGCAAGAAAACGGCGAAAAAGAAAACGCCCGCGCCGTCGCCTGCCGTCATCGATGCGAACGACAGCGGACTCTACTCGCACACGGCCGCCGCCCTCGCGCCGGTCTTGCTCGCGGGCCCCTTTGCCGATCGGCAGAAGTACGATCCGCAGCAACTCGATCAAGAGAAGCAAGGCGATCTCGACATCACCGAAGTCGGCAAGACGGTGAAGATGCCGTGGGAAGTCGACGGCCGCAAGTGGCACACCGAAAGCCGCGTTGGCCGCACCGGCGAACCCTGCAAATGGGACGGCCGCATCTTGGCCGAAGTCGTCGACAAGATTCACGAGCTCGGCGAGTTCAGCGAGACGGACTGGAGCGAGCGCAGTGTCGTCGAGATCGCCGCCGCCAAGAAGAGCGACGGCTGGTTCTTCCACGCGATTACCGGCGAGACCTGGCTGCTGAAGCTCAAGTTCCGCGTTTACAAGGGAACGTTTAAGCGAGAAGCACTGCAGGAGCGGATTCAACTGAAGACCCTCAACGAGCTCTCCGATCTGCCCATTTATGGCAACGAGCCGCGGGTGAAAGTGAAGACGCTGCAAGGGCCGTGGCAGGAAATCGAGATTCGCGTCCACACGTTCGAAGAAGTCGACACGCCGGAGTTCTGGCAGTTTGTCAACGACGCGGTCGCGGGCTTCTTCAAGTACACCGAGAAAGCGACGGTCGCTCCCGAAGACGTTTCGCCGTGGAAAATCCTCGGCCAAAAGTGGCACTTGCTGCGGAAAGGTTTTCCGCCAGGTCGCACGGTCGAATGGAAAGCGGAGACGCTGGAAGAGCTGTGCGAACTGCTCAAGGAAATCGCGCCCGACGCGGAGTTCCTCTGGAGCAACCAACAGCTGGTGCGAATCCTCGTGCCGCAGCAGCGCGAACCATGGGCCACCATCTACACCAAGCGGCCGCAGTCGCTGCTGCTCGTACTGAACGGCCCGAAGGGGAAGTTTGCACTCGGCGGCATCACCAATCTGGGCTCCGCGCGGGAGTTCGATGATTTGAGCAAGGAGCGGGACATCATCAAGTTGCATTTTGCGAACATCGAGCAAGTCCATCAGCCGGAGCTGCGAACATTCCTCACGCAGCACCTCGCCTCGCTCGGTGGCAGCCTGAAGGAGATTGCCTCGTGA
- a CDS encoding HNH endonuclease translates to MSSSVLVLNRFYSPVHVVSVRRAFILLYRECAEIIHLEDGQFCNYDFSGWCEMSAFRSSDKQPHEDWIQSVRFEVQVPRVVRLLEYDRPQRSTLRFNRRNLFARDGHRCQYCGRSFPSHQLSLDHVMPRSRGGETSWQNVVCSCVGCNTKKGSKTPQEANMLLKTPPAEPKANPLLLQKLTNPKYASWRTFLPHLVSHLSEAN, encoded by the coding sequence TTGAGTTCTAGCGTCTTGGTGCTGAATCGTTTCTATTCCCCCGTGCATGTTGTCTCTGTTCGCCGGGCCTTCATTCTCCTCTATCGAGAATGTGCCGAGATCATCCATCTCGAGGATGGCCAGTTTTGCAATTACGACTTCTCGGGCTGGTGCGAAATGAGCGCCTTTCGCTCGTCCGACAAGCAGCCTCATGAAGATTGGATTCAGAGCGTGCGCTTCGAAGTGCAAGTGCCGCGCGTCGTCCGGCTGCTCGAATACGATCGGCCGCAACGGAGTACCCTCCGCTTCAATCGCCGCAACCTCTTTGCCCGCGACGGCCATCGCTGCCAATACTGCGGCCGGTCCTTCCCGTCGCATCAGCTCAGCCTCGATCACGTCATGCCTCGTAGCCGCGGCGGCGAGACGAGCTGGCAAAACGTCGTCTGCTCGTGCGTCGGTTGTAATACCAAAAAGGGAAGCAAGACGCCGCAAGAAGCGAATATGCTGCTGAAGACCCCGCCGGCCGAGCCCAAAGCCAATCCGCTGCTGTTGCAGAAATTGACGAATCCGAAATATGCGTCCTGGCGGACATTCTTGCCGCATTTGGTTTCGCATTTGAGTGAAGCGAATTAG
- a CDS encoding metal-dependent hydrolase produces the protein MTTPEHTLVGIHLALAAGCHRYWGWPAVAMAGIASNVPDWDGLPMLIDMQRFEAGHRVWGHNLLAILFAALVLGWSQAQFRWIERIGDRVRRYFSPASEAQASRPLLSTLLVFTLIAFVAQLVHLPCDMVVSGGEGLTDWLVRPFWPFSKAGYVFPLIPWGDVGPTVILMAGAIVLAKRPANTSLIALLTLFVLVAYLVVRGYWR, from the coding sequence ATGACCACTCCCGAACACACCCTCGTTGGCATTCATCTCGCGCTCGCGGCGGGTTGCCATCGTTATTGGGGTTGGCCGGCCGTGGCGATGGCGGGGATTGCTTCAAATGTGCCTGACTGGGATGGTCTGCCGATGCTGATCGATATGCAGCGGTTCGAAGCAGGCCATCGCGTGTGGGGGCACAATCTGCTGGCCATCCTGTTCGCCGCGCTCGTGCTGGGCTGGTCGCAGGCGCAGTTTCGCTGGATCGAACGAATCGGCGACCGCGTGCGGCGATACTTTTCACCGGCGAGTGAAGCGCAAGCCAGTCGGCCGCTCCTCAGCACGCTGCTGGTCTTCACGCTGATTGCCTTCGTCGCGCAGCTGGTGCATCTGCCGTGCGACATGGTGGTCTCCGGCGGCGAAGGGCTAACCGATTGGCTGGTCCGGCCCTTCTGGCCGTTCTCGAAGGCGGGCTACGTCTTCCCGCTGATTCCGTGGGGCGATGTCGGACCCACTGTCATTCTGATGGCTGGCGCAATCGTACTCGCCAAGCGACCAGCGAACACTTCGCTGATCGCGCTGCTGACGCTCTTCGTCTTAGTCGCCTATCTAGTGGTGCGAGGCTATTGGCGATAA
- the nagB gene encoding glucosamine-6-phosphate deaminase: protein MATGTAAATKARRAAGTHLPAYVFETGEDLARHVARIVAGIIRERNALGQSAVLGLPTGSTPVGVYRELARMHREEGLDLSAVITFNLDEYYGVTPDQLQSYHRWMHEQFFSKVNVKPENIHIPRGDVPLANIDAYCREYESEIERAGGIDLMILGIGGNGHIGFNEPFSVRNSRTRLCTLDPVTRRAAASDFFGEWNVPTQAITMGLGSIFDARKILLLALGEHKAPIIKEVAEGSVTPRVPASYLQEHSDATVLVDTAAASKLTSSETPWALGNVEFNEALIKRAMIWLCDKTGKSLLKLTDDDLRQHGLHQLLRHHGPAPKIAHAVFSHLMHTIEYHPAGKEKKKVICFSPHPDDDVISMGGTLIRLVEDGHEVHIAYMTSGNIAVFDHDAQRIADLVTEYNRMFGIDTERSLLVESTVHEALDRKIPGGCDIDAVQKIKALIRWGEAKAGAYKVGAKEEHLHNLDLPFYRTGTIAKKPISDEDVQIIKKLIEDVKPDQVYVAGDLSDPHGTHRVCAQAIFRALEQIENEQGSRPEALLYRGAWQEYELHEIEIAVPLSPGDILQKRKAIFMHQSQKDEALFPGSDPREFWQRAEDRNTGTAARYNQVGLPEYFAMEAFTRWNGVPI, encoded by the coding sequence ATGGCTACTGGCACTGCAGCTGCAACCAAGGCTCGCCGCGCGGCGGGCACGCATCTTCCCGCGTATGTCTTTGAAACGGGCGAAGATCTCGCCCGGCATGTCGCCCGCATCGTCGCCGGCATCATTCGCGAACGGAACGCCCTCGGCCAAAGCGCCGTGCTCGGCTTGCCGACCGGCAGCACGCCGGTGGGCGTGTATCGCGAGCTGGCCCGCATGCATCGCGAGGAAGGGCTCGACCTGTCGGCCGTGATCACGTTCAATCTCGACGAATATTACGGCGTGACCCCCGATCAGCTGCAAAGCTATCACCGCTGGATGCACGAGCAGTTTTTCTCGAAGGTGAACGTCAAGCCGGAGAACATTCACATTCCCCGCGGCGACGTGCCGCTGGCGAATATCGACGCCTATTGCCGCGAATACGAAAGCGAAATCGAACGGGCCGGCGGCATCGATCTGATGATCCTCGGCATCGGCGGCAACGGCCACATTGGTTTCAACGAACCCTTCAGCGTGCGCAACAGCCGCACGCGGTTGTGCACGCTCGATCCGGTCACGCGTCGCGCCGCCGCGAGCGATTTCTTCGGCGAATGGAACGTGCCAACGCAAGCGATCACGATGGGCCTCGGTTCGATCTTCGACGCGCGAAAGATTCTGCTCCTCGCGCTCGGCGAACACAAAGCGCCGATCATCAAGGAGGTCGCCGAAGGATCGGTCACGCCGCGCGTGCCCGCTTCGTACCTGCAAGAGCACAGCGATGCGACGGTCCTCGTCGATACTGCCGCCGCGAGCAAACTGACCAGCAGCGAAACGCCCTGGGCCCTCGGCAACGTCGAATTCAACGAAGCCCTCATCAAGCGGGCGATGATCTGGCTGTGCGACAAAACCGGCAAGAGCCTGCTGAAGCTGACCGACGATGATCTGCGGCAACACGGCTTGCATCAGCTGCTGCGGCATCACGGCCCGGCCCCGAAGATCGCGCATGCGGTCTTCAGCCATCTGATGCACACCATCGAATATCACCCAGCCGGCAAAGAAAAGAAAAAGGTCATCTGCTTCAGCCCACACCCCGACGACGACGTGATCAGCATGGGTGGCACGCTCATCCGCCTGGTCGAGGATGGCCATGAAGTGCACATTGCCTACATGACCAGCGGCAACATCGCGGTCTTCGATCACGACGCCCAGCGGATCGCCGACCTGGTGACCGAATACAACCGCATGTTCGGCATCGATACCGAGCGGAGCCTGCTCGTCGAAAGCACAGTGCACGAAGCCCTCGACCGCAAGATTCCCGGCGGCTGCGACATCGATGCCGTGCAAAAAATCAAAGCCCTCATCCGCTGGGGCGAAGCCAAGGCCGGCGCCTACAAGGTCGGTGCGAAGGAAGAGCATCTCCACAATCTCGACCTGCCTTTCTATCGCACCGGCACGATCGCCAAGAAGCCGATCAGCGATGAAGACGTGCAGATCATCAAGAAGTTGATCGAAGACGTGAAGCCCGATCAGGTCTACGTCGCCGGCGACCTCTCGGATCCGCACGGCACGCATCGCGTCTGTGCGCAAGCCATTTTCCGTGCTCTCGAACAGATCGAAAACGAACAAGGCTCCCGGCCCGAGGCGCTGCTCTATCGCGGCGCTTGGCAGGAATATGAACTGCACGAAATCGAAATCGCCGTGCCGCTCAGCCCCGGCGACATTCTGCAGAAGCGCAAGGCGATCTTCATGCACCAAAGTCAAAAGGACGAAGCCCTCTTCCCCGGCAGCGACCCGCGGGAATTCTGGCAACGGGCCGAAGACCGCAACACCGGCACGGCCGCCCGCTACAACCAGGTCGGCTTGCCTGAATACTTTGCGATGGAAGCCTTCACCCGCTGGAACGGCGTGCCGATTTAG